aaacaaacaaacaacaacaacaacaacaaacaagttTATCTGCCAAGAGTTAAAGAAAAGCTTGGCCTTTCCAAGAATTGAGGAAGCTGGTTTGGTAGAAGTATGGAGGGACCTAGAAGGGTTTAAGGCTGGAGAAATAGTCAGGGGCATATCACTAAAGACTTCTTACACTATTTTgaggaggttttttgttttcttatagtgGTGGAAAGTTAATCTTCAGAAAAGCAtcttctgttttgtgttttagaAGGATGAGAGCAAGCGAGATTGGAGACAAAGAGGCCAGTTAAGAAGTTGTTGATGTTTTACAAGTGACAAATGAGGGTAGACTAGATTAAGTAGGAGGAAGGAAAACTAAAAGGATTTGTGAGCCTCATCTGTAGAAATGATAGATCTCTTCTGACTAATTAGTAACTGTGGGTGAGAGGAAATCAATCTAGAAGGTGTAAACAAATTAAGAATCAACTTTCAAAACATGTGCCAAGTCTCCTATGAATGTGGTGTCTCCAAAGTTTATTTCTGATAACTTAAAATAACTTACCATTGCTTTTGCAATATAGATCAACATCAGTCTAGTGCTTTCAACTTATGTAAGAACaaactattatttttctatcaagCAGCTCTGAAGAAGGAGACATAGTCtgttacatattatatatctTTAGCTCATACTCACCCTGTCAAAAGGACTAAATGCCTGagcaatttaaagaaaaaaataatcagaggCAAACTGAAAAATTATGGCCTATAGGGAGCATATGCAAAtttcacaaaaaataatgaaatgcttttctttagGGAGCATCTTATTATGCAATAAgccaatatttacattttaaatgagtttttcattttttttcttcagagactTCCTTCATATAGGAGCTGGAGGACACAGCACATTGgaaatcaggaagaaaataaaaataaaaacaggaattcTAATGTCATCCCATGtatgtagtttattttatttttttcatatcagATAAAGTTAAGCTCTTTTGGATTTGTTTAATGTGGGACACACACTCATACAAATGATCTTGAAGCAAGATTTCAACATTTGATTGTTAATAGGGAAGAAGTTAATAGGTATTGAAATACTAGTTATTGCAAAGACTTATAATCCTGAACATTTACAATGGGCTTTGGAGGGTAGACTGtattcagtgttttctttttaccaattatttcagaaatgaattgtcgtaaaagtgaaatatttaaagctgggagaaaacagagcaagtctcttttacccattttctttcatttttagtttatttcagttatttactCCAGAGTAATTGACAAATAGTAAAAATTACATCCATTTGTTctctttatgtttcctttttatcCCTTATATCTGGGAGGTTGAAAGTAGGGGGATATACTCTATAAACTCTAAATCATCAAATTTAACAGATCACAATATGCACAGTTTCAAGACTTGAATTCTACTCTTTAAGCATATTAACATcacatatggtaattttattcaGCTGCATAAACTAAAATTAGCATGGATAAAATATAACACAAGTTGATAAATTAGACGACCAAATAAATCAGATCAGTGCATGGCTGACCTAGTTGATTTCCACAGGAGTCCTTACGAATGTAGTTTAAAATATGGAATTGATGGTGATATGGTTAATCAAATCATTTGACCAAGTTATTGTAAATTATAGCAATTAAGAAACAGTGAGAAATTATGGATCAAATAATTTTCTGGGCTAAAAAGTAATTAATCAAAGCTACCTATATAAGATTGTTAATTTAATGTTACTGGAATGTAATTGAGGGAAAAAATCTAAGCTATGTATTTTGTAAACTTATATCAAGCAGAATTATAATATTGTATGGGAAACTAAAGTGTAtgtatcaaaaattaaataatcatatataatGTTATGATATGTATTTGTTGTTTGACATGTAATTATGTTCCATGTTTTTTCCTGGAATCCTTTTCCTTAGACTTTTGTTGTATAATTTGTTTATCAACAAGTACTGAATTTTATATAGGATCTTATTTCATGCAGATCAATAAGTTTTCATAATGCAATGTGTCCctttttaaatactttcaaaTTTCCACATGACAATGaagaagaaatttaattttttaaaggaaggctTACTACTGATTTATTTTACATAGATGACTATAACAGAGTGCCACTTAAACATGAGCTGGAAATGAGTAAAGAGAGTGACCATGATTCAGATGAATCCTCTGATGATGACAGTGATTCAGAGGAACCAAGCAAATACATCAATGCATCTTTTATAATGGTAGGTACTTAAATTGCAAAACCCAAGATCCAGCCATTTTAAAGTCATATCTATGTTATTAGGGCCATTCATTAAGtgattttataaaagaataatgaGCTTGGTCATAACTACATATAGATTGACATAAGAGTTTCAATTTCAATGCTACATTTTAACTtaatgaaagatttaaaaatactataaccTAATAACCTGATACAAAATAAGTTAATGCTATTGGTTATATTTTATGACAAATATGGCTATAATcacatcaattttaaaaatagtaaaatttgaGCAAATACaagtatttgaaaatgtttatacaTGCTCAGATACCCAAATTGTAGGCAAAGCCAAATTTGCATATTTGTATGGTTAGAAACTTTTCATTCAGATTAACTGAATTATTAGGTGAGTCTGTGTCACATCCCCCACCTTTTTAATTAACTGAGAATTCAAACAATGAAACTTtagtcatttattaaatatttattatttatacattaaGTTGGATTTACTTATTTTCCAGTTTCCTAAAGCACACATTCATGGAATATTAGTTTAattaagaaatacaataaaaatataaagacactAATTAAAATTAGTATAGACATGATGAAGGTAATTTCAAATgcttaagtattttattgttataaTCACACTAACCTTTATAGAGAAACAAAAAGGTGTGTCTTTTGTGGAAAGGAAAACTTGTTTCCCAAGATATGTTGTAATCTTGATTTTACATTATTAGCTAAGAATTATTATCTGCATAATTATTTTACACATAGCTATTACATTGTTTCTTGGACATAGGAATCTTACTATTTGTATGTGACAGCACTGATATCAAACTAAGTAActctatttcaaaatagttattttaagaaTCTACTGAGCTCTCTTCTGTAGTAACAAAGTCCCCACCCTTTTTTGTCTAAAAAGAGCTACTGGAAACCTGAAGTGATGATTGCTGCTCAGGGACCACTGAAGGAGACCATTGGTGACTTTTGGCAGATGATCTTCCAAAGAAAAGTCAAAGTTATTGTTATGCTGACAGAACTGAAACACGGAGACCAGGTTTGTacttttgaggattttttttttaaacctttctgTCATAAAACTTCATTCTCCAGTCTTGGATTGCTTGCTTGATCACCATACCCACATCTTTTTTAGCCCTCCATCACACTATTCTGTCTGCTCAATCTTACCCCTTTCACCCTGGTGTTGGCCTCCATCAGCTATGTCTGGATTCTGACAGTCTCTCGTGTTTGCCCCCTCCAGTCTTGCATGCTACTCACAGATTAGCCAGGACGCAGCAATGCCAGTGTCACAGCAAATAACAGCTACATTTTCactctgttttcctcattttctcaAGATAAAAACCAAGCTCTTTTTGTGATATCCAGCGCCCTCGACAATCACCCCGTCATGTGTCTTTCATCTTCctcccatttttatgttttccatcCTCTCCACTCTGGACAAGCAGGTTTTGTGCCCAAGCCTGAACACACCATTTGCATTGTCATCACTGAGTCTAAACTTATTGATGTTCCATGTAACTAAATGTGTGCTCTCTTCCAATTTTGACCCTATGCTTTTAACAAGACCAAAGTCCTGAAAAATATATCTGTATCCTCCTTTCTTTATTCCCATGTAATATTTATTGCCATAAAAGTCTATAGTTGAAGGTGAATCTAAGATATAATTTGATCTTTTACTTAATGCTTGTGACAGATATTTTATCCTTTCCTTAATATCTTCAGTTATTATTAAAATTTCCCTGGTGGTAGATCTCACTCAGCTTTAGCACCGACCACATTATCTGACATATGTTCAAGCTTATTCAGTGAATAACCTTATAAGTATGCAAAAGATTTAAGATTTATTatgtccctctctctcccccaaaTCCCACTCTTTCTCACCCTCACCTGGTCCCCTTCCCCTGTACATGGAAAgttgctttttatgttttctgttttaaaggaACATATGTCCAGATTTCTAGCGTGGAATTCCCACAATCTTTTCCTTCATATAAATTGTGAAAGCTGGGAAACAGGATGGAAGTACAGGCAGGACTGCCTGTATTTGTCAGAAATTGATGGGTCGTAGTTGGTAGACAACAGTTGGTAGCGAGAAGAAACACTTTTGTGATTCATCTACTCTTCAATCTGGCCCTTTCCTTAGATATgcagacaaaatatataaagctgcTCATGGTGTTGGTCAACAAGATGACAGAGACAAAGCTCCAAAAGATGCAGCCTTCTTCCTCAAGAACCACTGAAGGGACAGTGGGACCTGAGTTATTGAAAGGGTCGTGAATAACATTGACTCATGCCAGCCATAAATATTGAAGAGGTGATGATAAGCATGTGGAAAAGAGGAGCAAACCTCAAAGACCTACACTAAGGAAGACAGCTGTTCCGGGGGACAGCTGTTCCGGGGGTGTCGCAGCCACCTCGATTGTGCTCAGCTTCCCTTTTCTTACACAAGGAAAtaccacatatttattaaatgagtcCCCAATGCTTAAACTAGATTCTGGATTTTTATAAGCAGGTTTCAAATTTAGCAaacaataattttcatttaatagaaaagaggcacagacagagaaagagagagaaagggagaaagaaggagactGATCCTTTGCATACTTTAAATAGCAAACAGAAACTGTTGAATTGTCTTCTTTTATCCAGGAAATCTGTGCTCAGTACTGGGGAGAAGGAAAGCAAACATATGGAGATATCGAAGTTGACATGAAAGACACAAACAAATCTTCAACTTACACCCTTCGTGTCTTTGAACTGAGACATTCCAAGGTATGGAAACAATTTTGGGAGTATGTTTCTTTCGTATAATGGATCTGGTAGCAAAATGAATGTAAATTACTCTATGCAGGCAAGGCCAACATATACATAATGTTtcagaataacattttaaaattatttaaataaaagtaattgtgAAGAAAATATGACtatcaaattagaaaataagcTGACCTTCACTCCAGTTAATGCTCTCTTCAATTCTGATTTTAGAGGAAAGACTCTCGAACTGTGTACCAGTACCAATATACAAACTGGAGTGTGGAGCAGCTTCCTGCAGAACCCAAGGAATTAGTCTCTCTGATTCAGGTCCTCAAAGAAAAACTTCCCCAGAAGAATTCCTCCGAAGGGAACAAGCATCACAAGAGTACACCTCTCCTCATTCACTGCAGGTGGGTGGGATTTGGTAGAATGTGCTCCAAAAATCATAATGCTTGACTTCCCGGTTCACATGTTGTCTTACCTATTTATCCTCATATATGAAACACATAACCACAGTAAAAACTTCTTATGGAGTCAGTCACTCTCTTGGTTGTTTCCACAGCATAACtattatagaaatataatagAAGTGGTTATATTATAGTGCAGTAATTTTAAGTTGTGTTTTTTAATACTTGGAGTCATGTCATCTTTGATTCCTTAGTAGCTAACATTGAGCCAGGAATGTCATCTgtgtgaatgaattaatgaatggaaAGGTGTGTGAACAGATAGGTAGATGGGTATCACATTACACATATACTCATATACATTGATCTACTCTATTAGGTGTCACAAAAACACCTAATATGTTTAATGAACATGAagtttattaaacatattttaagttaaatattaactGAAATCCCAAAGGTTAGCAATTTTGATTTGAAactcattatttaattttctaaactGAACCAAAGGGCAAAGATTGTGATAATATCAATAATACTACTGGATTTTATTAGTTCCTTCATCTGTGATAGATGATAGATGCTTACATATTCATCTTAAATAAGCAATATAATTGAAAGAaggatatataatataaaagttTACACGAAAAAGAATATTGAagtaaatgagaaatgaaaaacattaaagtAAAATGAGGAATGTTAATCTAGTGAAAAGCTTTTAGAATTTCTGAAAAAGTCTAATTGTTATTATTGGAATCGCATACACTAGAATCAAGCCTttagaaatatacaaatattcagCATTTATGTGGAAAGAAAGCTGAGAAAGGGAAGTTTACACTGTAAAACTATATATGTTTCTTAGAATATGATTTATGTACAATAACTAAAGCACCCTGCTGGTAACATATTGTTTAAACCGAATCTTCATGATAATGCTTTATACTGCTCATTGTTTGGTAAACTATTTAATTGCTCTCTTTTTAATGAATAATTCTACTGGATATTACTTTTCTACTGATGCAGAAGTGAAAACATTTGTGAACGTGGTAGAGAGGCAGAAGAGTGAAGAAGCATGTGTTCTAGTAATTTACAGAATATTAGGTCTAATAGTTCTGGTTACATCAGCTTCAAGCTATACCTTTCTCTTCTTGAaatcttagtttccttatctatcaTACTGAGATTCTGATATTGGTTTCAACAACTTCAGATGTAAATAAAAATGcactaaaatctataaaatactaaataaaagaaaatatatttttaaagcctaAGACAAATAAGTTTTCAATTCCAGGATTATCATACTCTTAAATTGAAAAAGTTTGCCTAAAAATGCATTTAGCATACATAATTTGGTTCTTGAAAGAGGTTGGAATAAGATAATTATGataaacataaagtaaaaaatatattctctctcttcctgtttttatTCTAATATCATCCTTTTTGGTAACAAGTAGGattattttctaccttttctttcttttatagggATGGATCTCAGCAAACGGGAATATTTTGTGCTTTGTTAAATCTCTTAGAAAGTGCGGAAACAGAAGAGGTAGTGGATATTTTTCAAGTGGTAAAAGCTCTACGCAAAGCTAGGCCTGGCATGGTTTCCACATTTGTAAGTATACTTCACTGTTGCTTTTAACGTgcttggaactttttttttttctttttgatggtttccttttttttttctcctctcctttcctctcttttgttcttttctccctttccttttctctcctttcctatattttctttcctattcttttatcttttctacttTTACATGATAATTCACATTAAATTGTTATCAATCTAAATAAGAGCCTAAAGTTCCTAGCCCTTTGTTGTGAGAGTTCATGAAGAGTCTTTCCCTAAATGCTCctgaatttcttaattttcttgcCTTCACTCCTGTATCTATTTGTGTTGTGTAATAAACCACCCCCAAATTTGGGGGCCTAAACAAGTAACATTTATTATGGTTCAGTAGTCTAATGATATGCTGGAATGTTCTGCTGATGCCCTCAAGCTCAGCCAATAGAGACCAGGCTGACTCATGTGTCTGCCTTCAGCTGATGTGTGCCCTACAGTTTGGCTGGTCTAAAGTGACCTACACTGCCAGCAGGCTGGCATGTGGCTGCCATTTAGCTATGGCAACAACAGCGAGTAGGCCACATGTCCCTCCTCATCCAGAAGACTAGCCCAGGCTTATTCACATTAAAGCAGCAAGTTCCACAGAGGAAAGAAGATTTGTGTGAGACCACTTGAGGCCCAGGTTTGAAAGTGACACAGATGTCTTCTTCTGTATATTATTAGTCGGATAAGTCATAAAGcctgcccagattcaaggggtAGGAAACAGACCCCACTTCTTGAGAGGGCCTGCAAATTCATATTGCAAAGAAATGTGCATACAGGGaggaaaataagttttattttcttgtaatcgATCTATCGTGTATACCCTCTAGGTGGTAGTACCTGTAGATGGTCATCTGGGAATTAATCCTTATTCACAGTGTAAACTTAATTACTCACTAAACTATATAAAGCTTTTAATCATGTATGATATTGAGATTTCAAATCTTGATACTTAAAAATGTATCAAATGCTTGCTATATGTTCTTGCTATAAAGAGTCTAATTGGTGAGTTTGAGGGAAAGTCAGGTATTTACTAATCAATGTAGTATGTAAAATGACAGAGAAATTATAAGAAGAACACAAATGAGGGCATTTAATTTAAACTTTAGGAATCAAGGAGCGCTTCTTGAAGCAGGTGATTCCTGCTCTGATTCTTAAATGATTTGTAGGCATTAGACAGGAGGATAGGTACAAAATATGGCATCATGAGCAAAGGCATGGAAATGGCCCATGAGAGGAGTGAACACCAGTTTGGGGTTGCTCCAAGGTAAAGTTCAAAAAGTACCCTGCAGTCAACCCTTTAGGACCATaaagaaactaaattatttaaatgtctttatGAGAACATATCAAAGTACTTTTCTGTCATCCAATACTTCCACAAATAAATCATTAGTTCTTGCTAATCTTCATCTGGCATAAAAAAAATGACATCAACTTTCTTCGTGTAATTTCCTGCTTAATTCCTTTACTAGGAGCAATACCAATTCCTATATGACATCATTGCCAGCACCTACCCTGCTCAGAATGGACAAGTAAAGAAAAACAACCATCAAGAAGATAAAATTGAATTTGATAATGAAGTGGACAAAGTAAAGCAGGATGCTAATTGTGTTAATCCACTTGGTGCCACAGAAAAGCTCCCTGAAGCAAAGGAACAGGCTACAGGTTCTGAAACCACAAGTGGCACTGAAGGGCCAGAACATTCTGTCAATGGTCCTGCAAGTCCAGCTTTAAATCAAGGTTCATAGGAAAAGACATAAATGGGGAAACTCCAAACCTCCTGTTAgctgttatttctatttttctagaaGTAGGAAGTGAAAATAGTATACAGTGGATTAATTAAATGTATTGAACCAATATTTGTGGAAGGGTTCTATTTTACTACtgtggaaaaatatttaagatagttTTGCCAGAACAGTTTGTACATAcgtatgcttattttaaaattttatttcttattcagtAAGAAACAACTTCTTTGTAACctttacatgtgtatgtatatgtgtgtatgcgtgtgtttgtgtgtgagagaaagagaattctTTCAAGTGAATCTAAAAGCTTTtgctttgcctttttgtttttatcaagaaaaaatacattttatattagaaGTGTTTACTTAGCTTGAAGgatctgtttttaaaatcataaactgTGTGCAGACTATAAAATCATGTACATTTCTAAAATGACCTCAAGATGTCCTCCTTGTTCTActcatatatatcttatatatcttATATAGTTCCAGATTTTACTTCTAGAGATAGTACATAAaagtggtatgtgtgtgtatagctaCTACAAAACAGTTAACTAAATTAACATTTGGAAATCTTATATTCCATATATTATCATTTAATCCAATATCTTTTTAagcttatttaattaaaaaatttccaGTGAGCTTATCTGGCTGTCTTTACATGGGGTTTACAATTTTTTATCATCTATTATTCCCtgtacaatatttaaaatttattgctTGATACTTTTGATCACGAATTATGTTTTGTACAATTGAACTTAAATAAACATCATTAAAATAAACCAATGCAATATG
This region of Macaca fascicularis isolate 582-1 chromosome 1, T2T-MFA8v1.1 genomic DNA includes:
- the PTPRC gene encoding receptor-type tyrosine-protein phosphatase C isoform X10, with the protein product MNVEPIHADILLETYKRKIADEGRLFLAEFQSIPRVFSKFPIKEARKPFNQNKNRYVDILPYDYNRVELSEINGDAGSNYINASYIDGFKEPRKYIAAQGPRDETVDDFWRMIWEQKATVIVMVTRCEEGNRNKCAEYWPSMEEGTRAFGDVVVKINQHKRCPDYIIQKLNIVNKKEKATGREVTHIQFTSWPDHGVPEDPHLLLKLRRRVNAFSNFFSGPIVVHCSAGVGRTGTYIGIDAMLEGLEAENKVDVYGYVVKLRRQRCLMVQVEAQYILIHQALVEYNQFGETEVNLSELHPYLHNMKKRDPPSEPSPLEAEFQRLPSYRSWRTQHIGNQEENKNKNRNSNVIPYDYNRVPLKHELEMSKESDHDSDESSDDDSDSEEPSKYINASFIMSYWKPEVMIAAQGPLKETIGDFWQMIFQRKVKVIVMLTELKHGDQEICAQYWGEGKQTYGDIEVDMKDTNKSSTYTLRVFELRHSKRKDSRTVYQYQYTNWSVEQLPAEPKELVSLIQVLKEKLPQKNSSEGNKHHKSTPLLIHCRDGSQQTGIFCALLNLLESAETEEVVDIFQVVKALRKARPGMVSTFEQYQFLYDIIASTYPAQNGQVKKNNHQEDKIEFDNEVDKVKQDANCVNPLGATEKLPEAKEQATGSETTSGTEGPEHSVNGPASPALNQGS